One Carassius gibelio isolate Cgi1373 ecotype wild population from Czech Republic chromosome B18, carGib1.2-hapl.c, whole genome shotgun sequence DNA segment encodes these proteins:
- the si:dkey-12e7.1 gene encoding uncharacterized protein si:dkey-12e7.1: MPQGKRALVPVNTRRRVKADEDYFPFNSLPVECQLHVLSFLSEVDKCNSALVCASWSCLVRSGKLWRVADYSRRGVFHLGQEGLLVSNREFERWKAWVHHYTHHLISRGASLLTLKASFDLGDQCNKWGELLSHLLENVHCRDLSHLDLNWTFTLLEPLDLRVHTSSSSHQDNITKMDQINNFQVLLARLVHSCPRIAKMRLHFDWSETSVALITQFQHLRILELKYFWVFKGVSPNTLQTLTKSLPNLKSLTLHVLVPLRNLGISYTLESLSLEFLDVSPSRGLVFSCLNLPALRELRAKKIVRGITLDRRTRLQIQSRWPCLYQVLREGTPKLQALNNERLLPNWKEQSYRELTSILQQSCYCLQHLDSWLW; encoded by the coding sequence ATGCCTCAAGGGAAGAGAGCACTTGTTCCTGTTAATACAAGGAGAAGGGTTAAAGCTGATGAAGATTACTTCCCTTTCAACTCCCTGCCGGTGGAATGTCAGCTCCATGTGCTCTCATTCCTCAGTGAGGTAGACAAATGCAACTCTGCCCTTGTGTGTGCGAGCTGGAGCTGCTTAGTGCGCTCTGGGAAGCTCTGGAGGGTTGCAGACTATTCCCGCCGTGGGGTGTTTCATCTTGGCCAGGAGGGTCTGCTCGTTTCCAACAGAGAGTTTGAGCGCTGGAAGGCTTGGGTTCACCATTACACCCATCATCTTATATCCCGTGGGGCTAGTTTGCTCACTCTGAAGGCCAGTTTTGATCTAGGAGACCAGTGCAATAAATGGGGAGAGCTCCTGTCGCACCTTCTAGAGAACGTGCACTGCCGGGATCTCAGTCATTTAGACTTGAACTGGACATTTACGCTGCTTGAACCTCTTGACCTTCGTGTCCACACCAGTTCTAGTTCCCATCAAGACAATATTACCAAGATGGACCAGATTAATAACTTCCAGGTTCTCCTGGCCAGACTCGTCCACAGCTGTCCCAGGATTGCCAAAATGCGCCTGCACTTCGACTGGTCCGAAACATCAGTTGCACTGATCACTCAGTTTCAACACCTCCGTATCTTAGAGTTGAAGTACTTTTGGGTATTCAAAGGGGTCAGTCCGAACACTTTACAGACGCTGACGAAATCCCTGCCTAATCTAAAATCCCTCACGCTCCATGTTCTTGTTCCGCTGCGAAATCTAGGCATCTCATACACCCTTGAATCCCTTTCGCTCGAGTTCCTAGATGTGTCACCCAGTCGTGGTCTGGTCTTCTCCTGCCTTAACCTCCCAGCGCTGCGAGAGCTGCGGGCGAAAAAGATAGTTCGAGGCATTACTCTGGACCGTCGGACTCGGCTACAGATACAGAGCCGATGGCCCTGTTTGTATCAGGTCTTACGTGAAGGGACGCCCAAACTTCAGGCCCTTAACAATGAAAGACTCCTTCCCAACTGGAAAGAGCAAAGTTACCGAGAGCTGACGTCTATCCTCCAGCAGTCTTGCTATTGTCTTCAGCATTTAGACAGTTGGCTCTGGTGA
- the LOC127977574 gene encoding histone-lysine N-methyltransferase KMT5B, translating to MGESKNMVLNGRRHGSKFSSNQPVSKSRLQNTQRAHLRQSKGSPSARRCSRRCGGAPPEAERRHVPSSGMTAKELCEYDDLSTSLILDPYLGFQTHKMNTRFRPIKGRQGELREVIKLFKKHDNLEKAFQALTAGDWTRHHFLNKTKSQEKLFKAHVFVYLRMFASDSGFEILSCNRYSSEQNGAKIVATKDWKRNDKIEHLVGCIAELSPSEERMLLRHGENDFSVMYSTRKNCAQLWLGPAAFINHDCRPNCKFVSTGRDTACVKVLRDIEPGEEISCYYGDGFFGENNEFCECYTCERRGTGAFKSKAGLPVETPVINSKYGLRETDKRLNRLKKLGESCRNSDSQSVSSNAEADSQEPTTVQTSLRKRTSQSCGRKHGEAKAITRQTLSSPSSSTSSSKRSQTNISSLPKRLNSKPTHPLPKGRQRCRGVWTKSSSRVSASGDLKEPSRQDADRRSSGGKGSVARQSENNQSSSKGASPSKDSILCPYRTRRSTRTSLGAQGADGTQALSQPSSPGVVLKSEPGELFPVTPGHQMNTPSLETSCPRKGTCPRRRRTIKQEESASYGESFLQEGVPDLRHAVRAADVADCGKVVLGLPDCHQHYNGSAKSSKSLRRGKGKKKRQITRYDAQLILQNNSGIPKITLRRRRDSSSSKNETREASSSSSSKISIKFSKEHENDRSSSYVAKLNNGFSHGSHSSSTKLKIQLKREEDSAGLHRSYPEDVTLEEGDVLDHNAGAQVGQSMEVESLSSEDEEEDYFDNEDDFIPLPPAKRLRLIVGKDSIDIDISSRRREDQSLRLNA from the exons ATGGGAGAATCCAAGAACATGGTGCTGAATGGCAGGAGACATGGCAGCAAGTTCTCCAGTAATCAGCCCGTAAGCAAGTCCAGGCTGCAAAACACACAGAGAGCTCATCTTCGTCAAAGCAAGGGCTCCCCGAGTGCTAGAAGATGCAGTCGAC GTTGTGGTGGGGCGCCCCCGGAGGCAGAAAGGCGCCATGTCCCCTCATCGGGAATGACTGCCAAGGAGCTGTGTGAATATGATGATCTGAGCACCAGTTTGATCCTGGATCCTTACCTTGGCTTCCAGACACACAAGATGAACACCAG GTTTCGACCAATTAAAGGTCGCCAAGGGGAGCTGAGGGAAGTGATCAAGCTTTTTAAGAAGCATGACAACCTGGAAAAAGCTTTTCAGGCTTTGACTGCTGGCGACTGGACGAGACATCACTTCCTCAACAAGACTAAGTCCCAAGAAAAGCTCTTCAAAGCGcat GTGTTTGTTTACCTACGCATGTTTGCTTCGGACAGCGGCTTTGAGATCCTTTCTTGTAATCGCTACTCTTCTGAGCAAAACGGAGCCAAAATAGTAGCAACAAAAGATTG GAAGAGGAATGATAAAATTGAACATCTTGTGGGCTGCATTGCTGAGCTGTCTCCCAGTGAAGAGAGGATGTTGCTTCGACATGGAGAGAATGATTTCAGTGTCATGTACTCGACACGCAAAAACTGCGCGCAACTCTGGCTTGGACCTGCGGCTTTTATTAACCATG ATTGCCGACCAAATTGCAAG TTTGTGTCAACAGGTCGAGACACCGCCTGTGTGAAGGTTTTGCGCGACATTGAACCGGGGGAAGAGATCTCCTGTTACTATGGAGATGGATTCTTTGGAGAAAACAATGAATTCTGTGAATGCTATACTTGTGAAAG acgtgGAACTGGAGCTTTCAAGTCGAAAGCAGGGTTGCCCGTGGAGACTCCAGTGATCAATAGCAAGTACGgcctcagagagacagacaagCGTCTGAACAGACTGAAGAAGCTGGGAGAAAGTTGCAGGAACTCCGACAGCCAGTCTGTCAGCTCCAATGCAGAGGCAGACTCTCAGGAACCAACCACTGTACAAACAT cattaCGTAAGAGGACTTCACAGTCCTGTGGCAGAAAGCACGGCGAAGCTAAAGCTATAACGAGGCAAACTCTGTCAAGCCCTTCTTCTTCTACCTCATCCTCTAAACGAAGTCAAACAAATATTTCGAGTTTACCAAAGAGACTTAATTCAAAGCCCACACACCCTTTGCCTAAAGGAAGACAACGGTGTCGAGGCGTATGGACGAAATCTTCTAGCCGAGTGAGTGCTAGTGGTGATCTCAAGGAGCCCTCCAGACAAGATGCAGACAGACGCAGCTCCGGAGGCAAAGGCAGTGTAGCGCGCCAATCAGAAAACAATCAGAGCTCTTCGAAGGGTGCTTCCCCAAGCAAGGACAGCATACTTTGCCCTTACAGAACTCGTAGGTCCACGAGGACCTCTCTCGGTGCTCAGGGGGCTGACGGCACGCAGGCATTAAGTCAGCCGTCTAGCCCAGGTGTAGTCCTCAAGTCAGAGCCTGGAGAGCTCTTTCCCGTGACACCAGGGCACCAGATGAACACCCCTAGTTTGGAGACCAGCTGTCCAAGGAAAGGGACGTGTCCCAGACGCAGGAGGACAATAAAACAGGAAGAGTCCGCCTCCTATGGTGAGTCCTTCCTCCAGGAGGGCGTGCCCGACCTGCGCCACGCGGTTCGGGCTGCAGATGTAGCAGACTGTGGGAAGGTGGTGCTCGGCCTGCCGGACTGCCACCAGCACTACAACGGCTCGGCTAAAAGCAGCAAGTCCCTGCGCCGAGGCAAGGGCAAGAAGAAGCGGCAGATCACGCGCTACGACGCTCAGCTGATTCTGCAGAACAACTCAGGCATTCCCAAGATAACACTACGCCGGCGTCGAGACAGCAGCAGCAGTAAGAACGAGACCAGAGAGGCCAGCTCCTCCAGCTCTTCCAAAATCAGCATCAAGTTCAGCAAAGAGCACGAGAATGACCGGAGCAGCTCGTACGTGGCCAAACTGAACAATGGCTTCAGCCACGGCTCCCACAGCAGCTCCACCAAGCTCAAGATCCAGCTGAAGCGGGAGGAAGACAGCGCGGGGTTGCATCGCTCTTACCCGGAGGATGTCACCTTAGAAGAGGGGGATGTACTGGATCACAATGCGGGCGCTCAGGTTGGTCAGAGCATGGAAGTGGAATCCCTGTCCTCTGAGGACGAAGAAGAGGACTACTTTGATAACGAGGATGATTTCATCCCGCTCCCACCAGCAAAACGCCTGCGGCTCATCGTGGGCAAAGATTCCATAGACATTGACATTTCTTCCAGACGACGAGAAGATCAGTCCCTCAGACTCAATGCATAA